In Vicia villosa cultivar HV-30 ecotype Madison, WI unplaced genomic scaffold, Vvil1.0 ctg.002551F_1_1, whole genome shotgun sequence, a genomic segment contains:
- the LOC131639186 gene encoding cytokinin dehydrogenase 3-like — translation MAKNYTFLIYFILLHISSTLGKTEQCKILLPKLLANFDISISNKLYMDPETIHHASNDYGNMVHEFPAAVFHPSSIQDIITLIKISYNSSVPFSIAARGQGHSTNGQAMARDGVVVDMASFRKQRKEVAISVSEDPLIGYYVDVGGEQLWIDVLYATLEHGLAPASWTDYLYLTVGGTLSNAGISGQTFRYGPQINNVHELDVITGKGDFVTCSSEKNQELYNSVLGGLGQFGVITRARISLEPAPTMVKWMRLIYSDFSTFTKDQERLISMNGVKLNFLEGMVLMQQGSINNWRSSFFPLSQHSRIASLINKHNILYCLDLAKYYDHPSDKMVDKEIQVMLQGLAYIPGFHYEKNVSYVEFLNRVRSGELKLQSQGLWDVPHPWLNLFIPKSQILDFNSGVFKDIMLKRNLTNGIVLVYPMNKSKWDDRMSAITSEEDVFYTVGFLHSGRFDDWKAYEAQNKEILKFCSDVGIKVKQYLPNHNTQEDWKNHFGGKWKSFLERKLQFDPRMILSPGQKIFNNNYYQVF, via the exons ATGGCTAAAAACTAcacttttctcatctatttcATTCTCCTACATATATCTAGTACCCTAGGAAAAACCGAGCAATGCAAAATTCTTCTACCAAAACTTCTTGCAAATTTTGATATTTCTATATCCAACAAACTGTATATGGATCCTGAAACAATCCACCATGCTTCGAATGACTATGGCAACATggttcatgaatttcccgcagcAGTGTTTCATCCATCTTCGATCCAAGACATAATAACCTTGATAAAAATCTCGTACAATAGCTCCGTTCCTTTCAGCATAGCAGCTAGAGGACAAGGTCACTCCACAAATGGACAAGCCATGGCTCGTGATGGAGTTGTAGTTGACATGGCTAGCTTcagaaaacaaagaaaagaggTAGCAATTAGTGTCTCTGAAGATCCTTTGATTGGTTACTATGTTGATGTTGGAGGAGAACAACTATGGATTGATGTTTTGTATGCTACACTTGAACATGGACTTGCACCTGCCTCTTGGACTGATTATCTTTACCTAACGGTTGGAGGAACACTTTCTAATGCTGGAATTAGTGGCCAGACGTTTCGGTATGGACCTCAGATCAACAACGTTCATGAATTGGATGTCATTACTG GAAAAGGAGATTTTGTAACATGTTCTTCTGAAAAGAATCAAGAGTTATATAACAGTGTTCTTGGAGGCTTAGGACAATTTGGAGTTATAACAAGGGCAAGAATTTCTCTTGAGCCAGCTCCCACAATG GTCAAGTGGATGAGACTCATCTACAGTGACTTTTCAACTTTTACCAAAGATCAAGAACGATTAATCTCAATGAATGGagtaaaattgaattttttgGAAGGGATGGTGCTAATGCAACAAGGTTCCATAAATAATTGGAGATCCTCTTTCTTTCCTTTGTCTCAACATTCAAGAATAGCTTCTTTAATAAATAAACACAACATTCTCTATTGTCTTGATTTGGCTAAATATTATGATCACCCATCTGACAAAATGGTGGACAAG GAGATTCAAGTTATGCTTCAAGGACTAGCTTATATTCCTGGATTTCACTATGAGAAAAATGTTTCATATGTTGAGTTCTTGAATAGAGTCCGAAGTGGAGAGTTGAAGCTTCAGTCACAAGGATTGTGGGATGTTCCTCACCCATGGCTTAATTTGTTTATACCAAAATCTCAAATACTGGATTTTAATTCGGGTGTATTTAAGGATATAATGCTTAAAAGAAACCTCACTAATGGAATTGTCCTCGTTTATCCCATGAATAAAAGCAA GTGGGATGATAGAATGTCAGCAATTACATCAGAAGAGGATGTTTTCTACACAGTTGGATTTTTACACTCAGGTAGATTTGATGACTGGAAAGCATATGAAGCTCAAAACaaagaaattttgaagttttgtaGTGATGTTGGCATTAAGGTTAAGCAATATCTTCCCAACCACAACACACAGGAAGATTGGAAAAACCATTTTGGTGGTAAATGGAAGAGTTTCTTAGAAAGAAAACTTCAGTTTGATCCTAGAATGATTCTATCGCCTGGACAAAAAATCTTCAACAACAATTATTACCAAgtgttttaa